The Raphanus sativus cultivar WK10039 chromosome 6, ASM80110v3, whole genome shotgun sequence sequence CATTCTGCTCTTTATCCTTCACCGCCTTCATCCCCTTCCTTTCCTCTCATGTCGCCGCTTTCCTCTGTCCCTtcaccatttttcttttttcagtgCCTGGAATCAGCAAGAGAAACCATTATCAGATAATcagaaaaatatcaaattgaCAACACTGTACAGAGAGCGGCGATAtcatgaaaaagaaacaaaaaaactgCATACTCGACTTTAATACGGAAAAAGTAATGAGGCTGCAGCGTTTTTGATTGAAACCGAATAGATCTGTTGATGATCTAAGACGAATAAAACACAAATCACCGTTACAGAACCTGAATCGTCTCTCTGCCGATCGAGGAAAACGAAGAACACGAAGGAGAGCATATCGACTGATTAGGGTTTCCGTAGAATCTTGTGGTTGACGGGCCGCAGACAAAGCCCAACGCCAAGCCCGAAACAATAGAAAGCGTACTTTAATGAAACGGTGCGTTTCACACGTGTCACAACAGGAGCTCGCGAATTGTTGCGCTGGTATCCTACGTGACACCCCAGGAGGGATAAAAAgactactttatatataaagattggtgtttcaaaaaaatggttgttttatgttttctatgaaaaaaaaacaaattttaagaaaattaattggttttatTGGATTACTATTGGCCAAAAAttgttgaaaattgaaaactacgaaaaaaaaaattattatagtgatttaatgcgttttcttaatatgtgtgaaaacactaaaaaaatcatcttttaaaaacagagagagtatattATAAGAAACTATATATCTGTaccatttttaaataaacaaaaatggcCTAATCTAGTTACTTGAAAACAtcatttatctaaaataattataaaacaaaatttaaactttatatacatatttcaaataaaaataatatgattaaataatatagatatatgtgattatttatatggtacatataaaaatgctattaattttatagttacttatatgatggtataTATAACATACGGTTAATTATATAATagtgacatgaaaaataaattacaacatatttttgaaaaatatatccATGCAGGCGCGAAGATCAAAGgctaatatattattgttacttttattaatTTGCCGTAGAAAAACATATGTGGAAATAGAGATATTCTAATTGCGTTTAAACAATGCCTAATTCCAAGgaaaacaaacatcaaacaTTCCATTGTCTTTGTTAAGTTTACAAATCCCGGCCTTGCGTATCTTCCACTCACATCTTCTACACCCAAACCGTGCAAACAATCTGTCTCTATTCTGTTTGTAGATATCGAAATAATGCGACTCATTTCCCCAGCTGAAACTGCAACTGAATTTTGTATTTCCAAAAACACTAGGTTTAAATTGAAAAAACCACGATCCTCTTGGTGCCATGGTTCGGTCTCCAAGATCATCGTCTCTTGATTTACAATGATATCTCAATGGTAGAGGAGGATCTGCAAGATCATTGATAATCACGACAGTTGTTCTTGGGTTATCGAAACCGGTTAAAGAGAAATCATCTTGAGCGTGAGACATCGCTACACATATACGCATACTCATGATCAAGAGACCAATAAGCACTACTAAAAAACCCATTCCTAtatcaacttttttttctctctcttaaaGTATTGTATATGAATGAATGGCCCTTTCACTCAATATTCAGTCGTGTATATATCAACACTATAAAATAGTTCCCCTACCAAGCTCTTTTTGGTCAGTAACGTATTCAACGCATTAATCTCAGTAACGATACTCCATATTCAGTCGTATATATATAATCtcttattttaaatagttcCCATACCAATCTCTTTTTGGTCAGTATATTCAACGCATTTATCTcagtaaatattttcaaagcaCTAACTTAGTAACATTTTTAATGCACTTTGAAAAATATGCGGTCAAGATAAAACGTATATATACAAGAAAATGTCATCATGATGACCCATAAAGATATTTGTCTATTTCTAGAGTTGGGGGTTTCCTCTGGGACTTGCACATTTGTAGAATACAAATTGTGCTGTCATGTTTGAATATTTTCCGAAGAGCATAAAGTGACATAATTAGTAACCATATATAAATCTTTCAAAAGactttattgttatttttttcgaCTTGAAATGaagtattcaaaataaatagTGACTTccacacaaacaaaaaagaatcaaaagcacAATCCACATAACTCACTGCACAAAACACAATACCAAAATTAGGCCTAACCAAAATGATAACCAACAGAAAAAAAGACACAGTAGATGATGCTCTAACACTTGTAAAAAAATGAGGTGTCTCTTTGACATATGCAGCTCTCTTGAGAGACTAAAAAATGAGCTTTACAACGCAACGCAAAGGCACTCGGACCTAACACTCGGACCTAGCTAGTTAATCCAATTCATAGAATGCTATTTGTTGAGAGAGGATACGAAAAAAATGATCACATCCAAAAATGTTTACCAATTTCAGAGTATGCCATCAGGTAACTATTAAAAAGAGTCCAGAGAGCAGAGTTCAGAGTGTTTCATAGAAATGTTGGAAGATACAAATTAACAATCGCAAATGGcaaagaaaataataactaaaGACGACGAAAACAAGTTAATAAGATGTTGCCTGGTGCTGCAGCCTGCTAGATTTTCACCGAGCTTGGAACATAAGAGCACACAATTGGCGACCAGCAATTACTGTTTGCAGAATCTCCTAGATCCACAGTTTTGAAGTATCCATTTTCGCCAATAACGTAAGCCAAATTACGAAAAGTCGAATTATAAGCTCTAATATCAATAACAACAAcgaccttcttcttctcatcaacaaAGAAACTTGCAGAAAAATTCTGAAACCGAGAACCGATTAACGGTTTCATATCAACCGATAGGAACACCTTGTTCCACGACACTGCATTGGGACCAACCTTGCTACTAATCCAAATCTTCAAGGTGTATGCACCAATTTTCTGAAACAAGACAGCAAGCTGCTCTTCTCGAACGCTAGACAGAGACAATGTATCTCCATAGCGACCACGGAAAGGCAGACGCAGACGCGGTCCAAAACTCTCTGTTGTAAAGTTGAAACAGAGTAAAAAGAGTCTTCCTGTTCTTTCTTGTAGTGCAAGCTTCTCTTCAGCAAACAAGTAAGTATTGCCCTTGAGAGACAAGCCACTGTAAAAAAGATGTATATGCCAGTCTGGATTGAAATCAACAACCTTCCAAGAGTTGGAGTTTAAACTAAAGATTTCACACTCACATACTGGGGGGCCCTTTGGTTTCCCGTAGTAACCATACACAAATCTCAAGACTTTGTGGCTACGCTGGGAGTACTTGATCTTATTCTCGTATCCGAGGGCGTATCTATCATATATGTGGTAAGAATCTCTGGGTTGGATCCACCTTGTTTGTCCACTAAAAGGGTTCCAAACAACAAGCCTAGTTCTGTCTTTGGTAACGCATAACAACAAACCCTCGCAGTGAAAGATTTTAATTATGTCGACTCCATCATGAGCAGCGTTGTCTAGGCTAACGAGTTTACCAATAGGCTCTATAGATGGGGATGGATTGAAGAGATTGATGCTCATCAAGTAAACCTTGTATTCGAGCATCATCACCACCTGATACTCCTTCCGCTTTGCTGCTTCATCTCTGTACTTTTTTGTAAAGCTCCGATCCTTTGATAAAGTGTTGTTCCACCTTTTGCAGGTGAATCGAACTCTTCTCAGAGATGTCATCGGAAGCTTAGAGAGCACCTCCTCCTCCATGTCCCTTGGAAGATCCGACATCATCTCCGCTGCTATTGTTTCAGTATTCGAAACCACGGTCCACCAGCCTCTTCTTTTCTGGATTATATATGATTAGGGCTTAACGTAAGGTACAAGGTGTTTGGAAAATTAGGGTTTGGGCTTTAAAGTAGAGTACAAAAATGTGAATGGGATAGATTTTAGCGATATTTTTGTGTGTCTTTTAGGTTATTAATGGGCTTATCCAGCAAGTTATGTGGGGTTTTCTCCATGTTTTGTCTTCATAACTTTGTTATGAAACTGTGCGTACTGATTTACATGATTTTAaggggactatatatttacatagaaattttaaaaatattattatcttattattttatcgatttgtgttaTATTTAACACCGGCCCAACTTGAGACcgacaaaatttattaatttatagagattattaatttatagattattaatttatagaggttctactgtagtTAAGTAAGGTCTACATTGCGCACTCTAAAGATGCTTCATAaacaaaccaaatatttttttagtactTGCTTGAAGTTCTGTCCCCTAGCAAGTTATCAAGTGTGGAGTAAGTATGTGACCGTAAATAAGGTCAAGGTGTTAGAATGTGACCAAGACACCAACCAAGAAGATCAAAACCAAGTGAATGGAGGGGAAGCTCTGATGATGGTGCAATGGGAATTGATCCAACCAAATTGTGAGAATTATTTTTGTGTGGGCAACAAACTCATAAGGGCTTCAGCACTGTATAGGGCACAAATTGGTGATCATTAAGGGCCAAGAAGAGAATAAGAAGCAATGCTAACGACTAGAGGCTAAGGCCTTTAATTCACAATTAAATTTCTCAAGTTTCaagataataaattttaatatttttaaagctTGATCAATAAACATTTGACAAacaaatagtttaatttaatttcataactaaattttatatacaaaaagcAGCCCAAACTAACTAGGTTTgagcaaaaaaaatataagtaaaacaTATTGGGTTATtcagtttaaaaatatctgatttatacctattttgtaactaaaacataagtaaaatcaacttttggtttcaaatacctaattttaaccttttgtaaccaaaatataagtaaaatcgatttaaaaataagaaatgaacatcaaccatgatcattcaaaatcaaattaaaaaaatatatagttagtgataaaaagaaaagtaaataaatgaaaacataaaatgaaaatcatgttcttatgaaatgaaaaacattgtttaatgaaaacaaaatctaaatctaaatatttcaaaattcaacaaTCATATTTAACCATCAACTTTCATGTAGTAGAACCACCAATCTTCatgtaatagataaatattttagatgttcagtatatcttaatgtattttgaatacatattagaAATTGAGATCATGTTTGATACAAGATATTTCTAGGgtttttgaatgtttcgggttctatcggatatccatttagattcgggttcggttcggataatactcataacccgaaataccataaaataagatccattcggtatttatatcaggttcggatcggttcggattcatttttatcaaaTCGGATTCGATTCtgattttcgggttcggtttatttgcccagccctaatttttcgtgttctctttttttttttttttgctttttcactctaatatttttattagaggATGATCTTATTAGATAATCATCAATGCAAACGTCCTAAGAGTATCATTAGTGATATTTCAATGGATATCTAgaacatataatattaatataacttataacttaattatataataattaaaattcaaagtTAAAAAGTTACCACTCACAATAAAAAGCATAGTCATTATTTTTTCTCGCATTTTTTTGGGTTTCGATTTCTTCACTTTTATGCATTATCTTACAAGGAGAATGTGATCACGTAATCGTTGCTCTTGTTTAACTAGTTAACTAAACTAATTAGTCACTAGAAAAGCAACAATTACTAAtcaaaaatgacaaaaaaaaacagtaactAGACACAACATTGACAACATAGATTAGGATGGTATGTTCCGTTGGTTGTCTGGTGGTGCAGCTTGGTTGATTCTCACCGAGCTTGGAACATAAGCGCACAAAAGTGGCCAACAATCTCCATTTGCAACACCTCCGAGATCCACTGTTTTGAAGTATCCATTTTCGCCAATGATGTAAGCCATGTTACGAGGAGTGGGGCAAGAAGTAGCTCTAGTCCTATCAATAACCACAAcaaccttcttcttctcgtcAACAAAGAAACTCCCAGTGTGATGCAGAAACAGAAAACCCGTTAATGGTTGCATATCAACTGCTAAGAGCATGCCCATCAGCAAACTCTCCTTTCACGAGTtccaataaattttttttattattttaatttttttttttcgtttgacttttctaaaaaaaaaaaaaaaaaaaaaaaataataataataatcggACCTatcgcgggccgccacgtgGCGTGGGACCCGCAGAATAGTGAAGACTCGGGTTCACTGCGGTGAACTTCTCTCTCCCAAGTTCTTCACTCtttgattattatattattttttttttcgaaaaacgTGTGACCCCCTCTCTAAATCCTCTAATGGGGGTGCTCTAAGAACACCTTGTTCCACGACACTCCATTGGGGTCAACCTTGCTACTAATCCAAATCTTCAAGTTGAATGTACCTGCACCAGATTTCTGAAACAACACAGCAAGCTGCTCTTCTCTAACACTAGATAGAGTCACTGTATCTCCATAATAACCATCAAACGGCAAAAACAGAGGCGGTCCAAAACTCTCTGTTGTAACGTCGAAACAGAGTAAAACGAGTGTTCCTGCATAACTATATGGAAATGGAAGCTTCTCTGAGGCAAACCAGTAAGTATTGCCCTTGAGAGACAAGCCACGGTAAAAATGCTGTATAACAAAGTCTGGATTCACATCAACAACCTTCCAAGCGTTAGAGtctaaactaaatatttcaaactCACATACTCGGCGCACTGAGATGTAATCAACCACAAATCTCAAGACTTTGTGGTTACGGGGCGAGTACTCGGTCTTCTTCTCGTATCCGAGAGCGTACCTGTCATGTATGTGGTAAGTATCTCTGGGTTGGATCCACCTTGTTTGTCCATTGAAAGGGTTCCAAACAACAAGCCTTGTTCTGTCTTTGGTGACGCATAACAGCAAACCATCGCAGTGAAAGATGTTAGATATGTCCACGACTTCGTCTAGGCTAACGAGTTTACCTATACGCTCGATAGATGGATTGAGGAGATTGACGCTCATCAAGTGGACCTTGTATTC is a genomic window containing:
- the LOC130496030 gene encoding F-box/kelch-repeat protein At3g16740-like codes for the protein MMSDLPRDMEEEVLSKLPMTSLRRVRFTCKRWNNTLSKDRSFTKKYRDEAAKRKEYQVVMMLEYKVYLMSINLFNPSPSIEPIGKLVSLDNAAHDGVDIIKIFHCEGLLLCVTKDRTRLVVWNPFSGQTRWIQPRDSYHIYDRYALGYENKIKYSQRSHKVLRFVYGYYGKPKGPPVCECEIFSLNSNSWKVVDFNPDWHIHLFYSGLSLKGNTYLFAEEKLALQERTGRLFLLCFNFTTESFGPRLRLPFRGRYGDTLSLSSVREEQLAVLFQKIGAYTLKIWISSKVGPNAVSWNKVFLSVDMKPLIGSRFQNFSASFFVDEKKKVVVVIDIRAYNSTFRNLAYVIGENGYFKTVDLGDSANSNCWSPIVCSYVPSSVKI
- the LOC130496060 gene encoding F-box/kelch-repeat protein At3g16740-like, yielding MISDLPRDIAEEVLSRLPMTSLRGVRLTCKSWNTLSKNQSFTKRSIGEAKQKQRKEFQVVMMLEYKVHLMSVNLLNPSIERIGKLVSLDEVVDISNIFHCDGLLLCVTKDRTRLVVWNPFNGQTRWIQPRDTYHIHDRYALGYEKKTEYSPRNHKVLRFVVDYISVRRVCEFEIFSLDSNAWKVVDVNPDFVIQHFYRGLSLKGNTYWFASEKLPFPYSYAGTLVLLCFDVTTESFGPPLFLPFDGYYGDTVTLSSVREEQLAVLFQKSGAGTFNLKIWISSKVDPNGVSWNKVFLAVDMQPLTGFLFLHHTGSFFVDEKKKVVVVIDRTRATSCPTPRNMAYIIGENGYFKTVDLGGVANGDCWPLLCAYVPSSVRINQAAPPDNQRNIPS